The following are encoded in a window of Plasmodium vivax chromosome 10, whole genome shotgun sequence genomic DNA:
- a CDS encoding hypothetical protein, conserved (encoded by transcript PVX_080300A) — MDAANSPDKDNVSASQGGSSDTSSKKQKSDASGKEQKVDASKGSSNSAKLEPAGESDNPATPDALFMGSTDAAAIGTDDDKASKYRKFLQNSSDEYTIQQMERFLKHGISDNGIRMLTTDTCTWVYDYYKTTKTSTPGLKEFTPGTTVDYYYHSTPFHTQIGNINLIMMHSQVNFEDGTAAPADRVFKMNEVTPEMVKAAKVKAREYKNECTDWI, encoded by the exons ATGGACGCCGCAAACTCGCCCGATAAAG ATAACGTGAGCGCCTCGCAGGGAGGTTCATCGGACACGTCTAGCAAGAAGCAGAAGTCGGACGCGTCTGGCAAGGAGCAGAAGGTGGATGCATCTAAAGGGTCTTCCAATTCGGCCAAGCTCGAACCAGCTGGCGAATCGGACAACCCCGCTACACCAGACGCGTTATTCATGGGAAGCACGGATGCTGCTGCTATCGGCACGGACGACGACAAAGCAAGCAAGTACAGAAAGTTTCTGCAAAATTCTAGCGACGAGTACACAATTCAGCAGATGGAAAGGTTTCTAAA acATGGGATTTCGGATAATGGCATCAGGATGCTGACGACGGATACCTGCACGTG GGTCTACGATTACTACAAAACGACCAAGACGTCCACTCCAGGCTTGAAGGAATTCACACCAGGCACGACCGTCGACTATTACTACCACTCGACTCCCTTTCACACACAAATTGGAAATATAAATCTCATCATGATGCACAGTCAGGTGAATTTTGAAGACGGGACTGCCGCTCCAGCCGACAGGGTTTTCAAGATGAACGAGGTAACGCCTGAAATGGTGAAGGCGGCGAAGGTGAAGGCTCGCGAGTATAAGAATGAGTGCACCGACTGGATTTAG
- a CDS encoding hypothetical protein, conserved (encoded by transcript PVX_080305A), with protein MHCLLFFVLFFFLNLLLPVIYCEKGEILPFGEILSGVADIANVITAKKENASVDPVAASASRINLKIVPSKKLSITKNDLMFLMSEIRQEIRRQMSILEDELEEKERMRKRSSSLWTTSHSAVYAPEESVDNTQEMGSLEEEEREEIENLLDSLNTLDKEDQTTAQPSTSYNVQIGGEEDEQDAQNGTAKGTRFSQKALRNGTTVWRRFCRADLRASARCIGCLSPLLYGHPRTFSFFPFNLPPLETTRPLNKTMSEQLVCIQNGYP; from the exons ATGCACTGTCTGcttttcttcgttttgttttttttcctaaatttGCTGCTGCCTGTCATTTACTGTGAGAAGGGGGAGATTCTACCATTCGGTGAGATCCTCTCCGGAGTTGCAGACATAGCCAATGTAATTACggccaaaaaggaaaacgcctCTGTTGATCCCGTCGCTGCATCTGCCAGCAGGATCAACTTGAAAATAGTTCCATCCAAAAAGCTGAGCATCACGAAAAATGATTTGATGTTCCTCATGTCGGAGATAAGGCAGGAAATTAGGAGACAG ATGAGCATCCTGGAAG ACGAGCtcgaggaaaaggaaagaatgAGGAAAAGATCCTCGTCCCTGTGGACAACTAGCCATTCGGCTGTTTACGCCCCTGAAGAGAGTG TGGATAATACTCAGGAG ATGGGCAgcctggaggaggaggaacgAGAAGAAATCGAAAACTTGCTGGACTCCCTGAACACG CTGGACAAAGAGGACCAAACAACGGCGCAGCCAAGCACATCATACAACGTACAAATTGGCGGTGAGGAAGATGAGCAGGATGCTCAGAATGGTACAGCCAAGGGTACGCGGTTCAGTCAGAAGGCTCTGCGAAATGGTACTACCGTTTGGCGTAGATTTTGTAGGGCAGATTTGCGCGCGTCTGCCCGGTGCATTGGCtgtctttcccccctcctaTATGGTCACCCTCGtaccttttccttcttccccttcaacCTGCCTCCCTTGGAAACAACTAGGCCCCTTAACAAGACGATGAGTGAGCAGCTGGTGTGCATCCAGAACGGATACCCATAG
- a CDS encoding hypothetical protein, conserved (encoded by transcript PVX_080295A) — MQDKASFQRNKSRGLKNELSQAQINQRIKNINLTKRLISYERYITAVPKEERRKDMKNDWHPETPRINRNLSLSQWNKEMKKWRKQVHAWGNLSEEVHKYICNLPALEKYSYLSKLKLPELSQVEIANLKKKNEEIANRTLRDVVRAGDDLDEGDNGGGDVGDNGGGDVGDNGGGDVGDYGDGDCEAGRHARPPGRILDKPLFFLPHNFSGTILNNKFVVIKRDALEDSLQSLKKNYEGKYRPLYERYCALYLTPIGGDSNQEEQSQTSDVAVFAKGAKDVSADDVMKTYLEKQKGQASQYLRRVDVKSPTRSSCPGDKMKKRF, encoded by the coding sequence ATGCAGGACAAGGCGAGCTTCCAGAGGAACAAATCGCGGGGCCTGAAAAACGAACTGAGTCAAGCGCAAATTAACCaaagaattaaaaacatCAATTTGACCAAGCGGCTAATATCGTATGAGAGGTACATCACTGCTGTTCCAAAAGAAGAGAGAAGAAAAGATATGAAAAATGATTGGCACCCCGAGACTCCGCGCATTAACAGGAATCTCAGCCTATCCCAGTGGaataaagaaatgaaaaaatggcgGAAGCAGGTACACGCGTGGGGGAACCTGTCTGAGGAGGTCCACAAGTACATCTGCAATTTGCCCGCTTTGGAGAAGTATAGTTATTTATCCAAGTTAAAATTGCCTGAACTGAGTCAGGTGGAAAttgcaaatttgaaaaaaaaaaacgaggaaATTGCAAATAGGACGTTAAGAGATGTTGTGCGGGCGGGAGATGACCTCGACGAGGGCGACAATGGTGGTGGCGATGTGGGCGACAATGGTGGTGGCGATGTGGGCGACAATGGCGGTGGTGATGTGGGCGActatggtgatggtgattgTGAAGCTGGTCGGCACGCACGTCCCCCCGGCCGCATACTCGATAAgccgctttttttcttgccccACAATTTCAGCGGCACCATATTAAACAACAAATTTGTTGTTATTAAACGGGATGCCCTAGAGGACTCCCTCCAATcgttgaagaaaaattatgaggGAAAATATCGCCCCCTGTACGAAAGGTATTGTGCTTTATATCTGACACCCATCGGTGGTGATAGCAACCAGGAGGAGCAATCCCAGACGAGCGACGTTGCCGTTTTTGCCAAGGGGGCGAAAGATGTATCAGCTGATGATGTGATGAAGACGTACCtggagaagcaaaaggggcagGCCTCCCAGTACCTTCGCCGAGTTGATGTGAAGTCCCCCACTAGGAGTAGCTGCCCGGgggataaaatgaaaaaaaggttttaa
- a CDS encoding vacuolar ATP synthetase, putative (encoded by transcript PVX_080285A) produces the protein MRPCDPNSAFFGFMGIAASSIFSNLGAAYGTAKSGVGVCSVGVMRPDLIMKSILPVVMAGVLGIYGIIMSILIYGKMTPAAEYSTFSGYTHLSSGLIVGLSSLAAGLAIGIVGDAGVRANAQQNRLFIGMILILVFSETLALYGLIIGIYISISDTPKLCDSYATT, from the exons ATGCGACCATGTGATCCTAATTCGGCTTTCTTTGGGTTTATGGGGATCGCCGCGTCCTCCATCTTTTCGa ACCTCGGGGCCGCCTACGGTACGGCGAAGAGTGGTGTAGGGGTGTGTAGCGTTGGTGTTATGAGGCCCGACTTAATCATGAAATCAATTTTGCCTGTGGTTATGGCTGGTGTCCTAGGAATCTACGGAATTATTATGTCTATCCTTATATATGGAAAAA TGACCCCCGCGGCAGAATATTCCACCTTTTCCGGATACACCCACCTGTCGTCTGGGCTCATAGTAGGCCTGAGTTCATTG gccGCCGGACTGGCTATCGGAATTGTTGGTGACGCTGGAGTGAGAGCCAATGCGCAGCAAAACAGATTATTCATCGGAATGATTTTAATTCTTGTCTTTTCGGAAACCCTGGCGTTATATG GTTTAATTATCGGCATTTACATCTCCATCTCCGACACTCCGAAGCTTTGTGATTCCTATGCAACCACTTAG
- a CDS encoding 50S ribosomal subunit protein L14, putative (encoded by transcript PVX_080290A), with protein sequence MPCLFFPHECTPTHTPLRRCTCEAARQSEISKTDPHVRGDTGASTPVCPRTKRRTPPPRRMQLTQVLSGLWRQSIVRSADNSGVIKACIIGIGKNKWGTGKIGDRIRVSIRDKTNDCTIQEKTPKGIIVRRKKETKRKDGSYIKFDDNAFVIISKNKLKATKIKGPVAMETRHNCKNLARYIF encoded by the exons ATGCcctgtttgttttttccccatgaGTGTACCCCTACACACACGCCATTGCGAAGGTGCACGTGCGAAGCAGCCCGGCAAAGTGAAATCAGCAAAACAGATCCACACGTTCGAGGTGATACAGGg GCAAGCACCCCGGTGTGCCCCCGCACCAAACGAcgcacccctcccccccgaaGGATGCAACTGACGCAGGTGTTAAGCGGACTTTGGAGGCAGTCCATCGTCCGAAGCGCAGACAACAGCGGAGTTATCAAAGCGTGCATAATAGGTATTGGGAAAAACAAGTGGGGCACGGGGAAAATAGGAGACCGCATCCGGGTTTCCATACGAGACAAAACAAACGATTGCACCATTCAGGAAAAAACTCCCAAGGGAATCATCGTtcggaggaaaaaagaaactaaGAGGAAAGACGGTAGTTACATCAAATTCGATGACAATGCCTTTGTCATTATTTCGAAGAACAAACTTAAGGCTACCAAGATAAAGGGCCCCGTTGCTATGGAGACGAGGCATAACTGCAAAAACCTCGCCAGGTATATTTTCTAA
- a CDS encoding cytochrome c oxidase assembly protein (heme A: farnesyltransferase), putative (encoded by transcript PVX_080280A), which produces MLGRGCVLSMYVGKKEFHLRGSNFVTIKRPCRMFSCGDGGTYNYTSKGGNGHTGRKATANRSAQLRLVHLYRKYLSLDGGGKTHHGTSEMVHVMRVHTAKMVKIKKAGRVEGDAVSVAASIQVEFGPVNGGSEANQISEANQTNQISEGLTAPTGDGEKRGRYGFPRTEGSPFCGAATAGEFIKRGEQLQEANDGDAHQKGSTPLGIYPHLSSYLELSKSKLTLWVTISSTFGYFMLGGSTITEFASLAMGVYLCSSSANTFNQIIERDIDKVMQRTKRRPLVCNRNRISLRNAKLFGALTAITGSAMLYHLNNPLTAILGVVNILLYACVYTPLKRRTPYNTHVGSIVGSIPTLMGCTAVAQNLLAPEPWILFITQLLWQFPHFYSIAYLYKEDYSKGKYKMFPLEDNQNGLYTAKLCRPYLILLSSLPFLFFFCGYTSYMYILTSLLPNVYIFYKFQAIFRNPSKGNIRSFFKHSLWHIILLLALSSYHTQIPDNSKRGGETGAEQVDGGIPRSEAKPEELADTPEYAITKFKKRLLKFCIVFS; this is translated from the coding sequence ATGCTTGGAAGAGGGTGTGTACTTAGCATGTATGTAGGGAAGAAGGAGTTTCATTTGAGGGGATCCAATTTCGTCACGATTAAAAGACCATGCAGGATGTTCTCCTGCGGTGATGGCGGAACGTACAACTATACGTCTAAGGGGGGTAACGGCCATACAGGGAGGAAGGCCACAGCGAACAGAAGTGCCCAACTACGGTTAGTTCACCTTTACAGAAAGTACTTATCACTagatggggggggaaagacgCACCATGGGACCTCCGAAATGGTACATGTGATGAGAGTCCACACggcaaaaatggtaaaaattaagaaggcTGGCAGGGTGGAGGGGGACGCCGTCTCTGTGGCAGCGTCCATCCAGGTGGAATTCGGCCCAGTGAATGGGGGCAGCGAGGCCAACCAGATCAGCGAGGCGAACCAGACCAATCAGATCAGCGAAGGTTTAACCGCCCCTACGGGTGACGGAGAAAAACGCGGAAGGTATGGGTTCCCCAGGACGGAGGGCAGCCCCTTCTGCGGAGCTGCCACCGCTGGGGaattcataaaaaggggggaacaactCCAGGAGGCAAACGATGGTGATGCCCACCAGAAGGGAAGCACCCCCCTGGGGATCTACCCCCACTTGAGTAGTTACCTAGAATTGTCAAAATCCAAGTTGACCCTGTGGGTTACCATAAGTAGCACGTTTGGCTATTTCATGCTGGGGGGGTCGACGATAACCGAATTCGCCTCCCTAGCCATGGGCGTATACCTTTGCAGCTCTAGCGCAAATACGTTTAACCAAATCATCGAAAGGGACATAGACAAGGTAATGCAGCGGACTAAAAGGAGACCACTGGTATGTAATAGGAACAGAATTTCTTTGAGGAATGCAAAACTGTTTGGTGCTTTGACAGCCATCACAGGATCAGCAATGTTATACCATTTGAATAACCCCTTGACGGCTATACTTGGCGTAGTTAACATATTGCTCTACGCATGTGTGTATACTCCCCTAAAGCGGAGAACACCATACAACACGCACGTGGGGTCAATCGTGGGTTCGATCCCTACCCTAATGGGTTGCACAGCAGTGGCGCAAAACTTACTTGCCCCCGAACCGTGGATCCTATTCATCACACAGTTGCTGTGGCAGTTTCCTCACTTCTACTCCATAGCCTACTTATATAAAGAGGACtattcaaaagggaaatataaaatgtttcCCCTGGAGGATAACCAGAATGGATTGTATACAGCCAAGTTGTGTAGGCCATACTTAATCCTATTATCGTCattaccttttttgttttttttttgtgggtaCACTTCctacatgtacattttaaCCTCCCTCCTGCCGAatgtttacatattttacaaGTTCCAGGCCATTTTTCGAAATCCGTCCAAGGGGAACattcgctccttttttaagcACTCCCTTTGGCACATCATTCTCCTGTTAGCCCTATCTTCCTACCACACGCAGATCCCGGATaatagcaaaagggggggggagacagGTGCAGAGCAGGTTGATGGGGGCATTCCCAGAAGTGAAGCCAAACCGGAGGAGCTTGCCGATACCCCCGAATATGCAATTACCAAATTTAAGAAGCGGCTCCTCAAATTCTGCATAGTTTTTTCATAA
- a CDS encoding RNA-binding protein, putative (encoded by transcript PVX_080310A) — protein sequence MESRTEGNGEQEGGAPVKDPPRGSALPRQDGQMCSGPKRDIQREANLGGSQTGGCKAKDPGSGNSDEGRKREDVPTSQRTDQQDEHKIDRNNLKNGTTAKREKKQSGEKRKDDKVKTDSGEGHILIPLNQISPPSARFKNGVVTRVTLSPLVQNQLVPHMQPLSPLPSIVPNHMIPRMQQLPPIPSVPPMSSLPPAPPNISEAKKTEANCPNGNAPNGLMAPPPPKEVIPLCYMSKELMSNNGIVPPVGNFPLNTLSFTKEHFFHNYEEVSRMNESCGYIPGDVTNAIYAHCNNRNFLPAAEGYIVPYDSPSCFYASPMVPYPFFSYRNVAGGKLYCEADAGNDLRSSTRTQSSGGSGGGSGGGSRGQRSGRSGSGSSSLAMANYEETHQMYHACDRVVCAPKGVLQDRGFLREKGLPHKKGYHVDSPSSGMSASDKVGGVGGVGSVGGVGGVSGGVLVQKGVPPFSVSSPREFGLMEHPSSGSLNSTSNVSANNSTHIFNCVNYVSNSNLNVRKFLLNDSTPTSVNDCQQNISYYNTFNTNCFLSASKTYFCNHFLHDCPLPPFPFIDAYNSPPSVTYVPSGALHCPGNSSVATAQLRKNVEVKNLHGCGQNAGRRTHPQKKYGYPNRDSYLSPIEFSGNIFNIAKDQTGCRILQRILERKNPRHVQEIYREALDNIVELMVDPFGNYLCQKLMEVCTSEQIERIIDAAADQLVSASVSVHGTRTVQKLIEMIRTPAQIAKATRALQNSVITLIKDINGNHVVQKCLVSLTSHQCEFIYKAILNNCVEVSTHRHGCCVIQRCIDSANEQQKALFIRHITDHTLELVQDAFGNYVVQYVLNLGREKVNLDIVHRLLPNLEELATQKFASNVVEKCLTIGSSRCRKILINDILRRGKDSMKKLILDRFGNYVIQRALSVASEPELTKLVEGIKPYIKELRNISSGKRIAWKLAQKHPLLCIDVNSYYQTGGGTTPSLGEPIGDSVEPEKMASQPRGENVPIQVDAPRNGHKKEDEVDTSENMQGGSDPYGSAPGGGAPDAGGPLTLEVQRQEERSLEKSQKHQTNDHHGEGHREDHHDDHRQDHRQDHRQDHRQDHRQDHRQDHRQDHRENHRENHRETHCGRRHNDPGYARRNGRFRRKKGSKHSAEVSRDGRSVETLSKKDDHASNEGEKPFRKEHLREVPPKRSNCSKGGNYSNGCSTPPVRHDHAGPVESVGNRNQKTNERGRGRRKRNSDRAKGRSTNLTNDRSGDPNQIISGGLRGKDENGDDPLGDGANTFGEVDPLREGENIFGADDLSREGEDHFGGHPGEKKPRNRGRGRRRKKKMNNCGVEKMATCVDTVGEVVPTFNAKSGGAGHPFEAQQGERETNEAVIDQPMISIIQERHPNGDHFKGVTQMNRGGMTVRTEPAEEIAKERHAEPRRNKTRAIMQKSEGRKVQVDRVGNEPCGYPVGVKENFSHGGSRHDGGGHVEQHAKASANGASCGEAPQNEHHMAMQSGLTPFSQPRSTSKMPLCLGNRNGTSGTNGSSGVNSRRSSRRAKKKF from the exons ATGGAGAGCAGGACAGAGGGGAACGGCGAGCAGGAGGGCGGCGCACCGGTGAAGgacccccccagggggagcGCCCTGCCCCGCCAAGATGGTCAGATGTGTAGCGGCCCAAAGAGGGACATACAGAGGGAGGCAAATCTGGGAGGCAGCCAAACAGGGGGGTGCAAAGCGAAGGACCCGGGAAGTGGCAACTCCGATGAGGGTAGGAAGCGAGAGGATGTCCCTACCAGCCAGCGTACAGACCAGCAGGATGAGCATAAAATAGACAGGAACAATCTGAAGAATGGCACGACGgcaaagagggagaagaaacaaTCGGgtgaaaagaggaaagatGACAAAGTCAAAACAGACAGTGGAGAAGGGCACATTTTAATTCCTTTAAATCAAATAAGTCCCCCGTCAGcaagatttaaaaatggtgTGGTAACTCGCGTGACATTATCTCCCCTTGTGCAGAATCAGCTTGTCCCCCACATGCAGCCACTGTCTCCACTCCCATCAATCGTGCCGAACCATATGATCCCTCGCATGCAGCAACTTCCCCCAATCCCATCGGTGCCTCCCATGTCTTCACTCCCCCCAGCCCCACCAAACATAtcggaggcgaaaaaaacagAAGCGAATTGCCCCAATGGGAATGCACCAAATGGGTTGATGGCCCCTCCTCCACCGAAGGAAGTAATACCCCTGTGCTATATGAGCAAAGAGCTGATGAGCAACAATGGGATTGTCCCCCCCGTTGGTAACTTCCCCCTAAACACTTTAAGCTTCACCaaagagcatttttttcacaactaTGAGGAGGTTAGCAGGATGAATGAGTCGTGTGGGTACATCCCTGGCGATGTGACCAATGCCATTTACGCTCATTGCAATAATAGGAACTTCCTCCCGGCGGCAGAAGGCTACATCGTTCCGTACGATTCCCCCAGCTGCTTTTACGCGTCTCCGATGGTTCCCTACCCATTTTTCAGCTACAGAAATGTGGCGGGCGGAAAGCTGTACTGTGAGGCTGACGCCGGGAATGACTTGCGCAGCTCCACTCGCACGCAGTcgagcgggggaagcggaggTGGCAGCGGGGGCGGCAGCAGGGGGCAGCGGAGTGGACGAAGCGGAAGCGGCAGCAGCTCACTGGCCATGGCGAACTACGAAGAGACGCACCAAATGTACCACGCGTGCGACAGAGTTGTCTGCGCCCCAAAGGGGGTTCTTCAAGACAGGGGGTTTCTCCGCGAGAAAGGGCTCCctcacaaaaaagggtacCACGTGGATAGCCCCTCCAGCGGGATGAGTGCCTCCGACAaggttggcggtgttggcggtgttggcagCGTTGGTGGAGTTGGCGGAGTTAGCGGCGGTGTGCTGGTGCAGAAGGGCGTGCCTCCTTTCAGCGTCAGCAGCCCGCGCGAGTTCGGCCTCATGGAACACCCCAGCAGCGGCAGCCTAAACAGCACCTCCAACGTCAGCGCAAACAACAGCACGCACATTTTCAATTGCGTCAACTACGTCTCCAATAGCAACCTCAACGTCAGGAAGTTTTTATTAAACGATTCCACCCCCACGTCGGTGAATGATTGCCAGCAGAACATCTCCTATTACAACACATTTAATACTAATTGCTTTCTCTCCGCATCCAAGACCTATTTTTGCAaccattttttgcatgacTGTCCCCTGCCACCGTTTCCCTTTATCGACGCGTACAATTCGCCACCGAGTGTGACGTATGTGCCGAGCGGGGCCTTACACTGCCCAG GCAACTCGAGCGTGGCCACCGCACAGCTGCGAAAAAACGTGGAGGTGAAAAACCTGCATGGTTGTGGCCAAAACGCTGGCAGAAGAACCCACCCGCAGAAGAAATACGGCTACCCCAACAGGGACAGCTACCTATCGCCCATCGAGTTTTCtgggaacatttttaatatagcCAAG gacCAAACCGGCTGCCGCATCCTGCAGAGGATCCTCGAACGGAAGAACCCCAGACACGTGCAGGAGATATACAGGGAGGCCTTGGACAATATTGTGGAGCTGATGGTGGACCCCTTCGGAAACTACTTGTGCCAGAAGCTAATGGAGGTGTGTACCTCGGAGCAGATCGAGAGGATCATTGACGCGGCGGCGGATCAGCTGGTGAGCGCCTCCGTCAGCGTGCACGGCACCCGCACGGTGCAGAAGTTGATAGAAATG ataAGAACCCCGGCGCAAATCGCCAAGGCCACCAGGGCGCTGCAAAACTCCGTCATCACGCTAATCAAGGACATCAACGGGAACCACGTGGTGCAGAAGTGCCTCGTGAGTCTAACGAGCCACCAGTGCGAGTTCATTTACAAGgccattttgaataattgCGTGGAGGTGTCTACGCACAGGCACGGCTGCTGCGTCATCCAGAGGTGCATCGACTCGGCCAACGAGCAGCAGAAG gcgcTCTTCATCAGGCATATTACGGACCACACACTGGAGCTAGTGCAGGACGCCTTCGGCAACTACGTAGTGCAGTACGTACTGAACCTGGGGAGGGAGAAGGTCAATCTGGATATCGTCCACAGGCTGCTGCCCAACCTGGAGGAGCTAGCCACTCAGAAGTTTGCCTCCAATGTAGTGGAAAAGTGTCTAACCATTGGAAGTAGTAGATGCAGGAAGATACTCATTAATGATATTCTAAGGAGAGGAAAAGATTCCATGAAGAAATTGATTCTAGACAGGTTTGGAAATTATGTAATTCAGAGGGCCCTATCCGTTGCATCTGAACCTGAGCTGACCAAACTGGTGGAAGGGATAAAGCCATACATAAAAGAGTTAAGGAACATTTCGTCAGGCAAGCGCATCGCGTGGAAACTCGCGCAGAAGCATCCCCTACTGTGCATAGATGTGAACAGCTACTACCAGACAGGGGGAGGAACTACCCCCAGTTTGGGTGAACCCATCGGTGATTCTGTAGAACCTGAGAAAATGGCTAGCCAGCCTAGAGGGGAGAATGTCCCCATTCAGGTAGATGCACCAAGAAATGgacacaaaaaagaggatgaGGTTGACACGTCGGAAAAtatgcagggggggagcgatCCGTATGGGAGTGCACCGGGAGGAGGCGCCCCAGATGCGGGAGGACCTCTCACATTGGAGGTACAGCGGCAGGAGGAGAGGTCTTTGGAGAAGTCGCAGAAGCACCAGACGAACGATCACCACGGGGAAGGCCACCGAGAAGACCACCACGATGACCACCGCCAAGACCACCGCCAAGACCACCGCCAAGACCACCGCCAAGACCACCGCCAAGACCACCGCCAAGACCACCGCCAAGACCACCGCGAAAATCACCGCGAAAATCACCGCGAAACCCACTGCGGCAGGAGGCACAACGACCCCGGCTATGCACGCAGAAACGGGAGGTTCCGAAGAAAGAAGGGCAGCAAGCACAGCGCCGAAGTGAGTCGAGACGGCAGGAGCGTGGAAACGCTATCGAAGAAGGACGACCATGCATCCAATGAGGGGGAGAAACCATTCAGGAAGGAGCACCTAAGAGAGGTCCCCCCCAAACGTAGTAACTGCAGCAAAGGTGGTAACTACAGCAATGGTTGTAGCACCCCCCCCGTGCGGCATGACCACGCGGGGCCAGTGGAAAGCGTTGGAAATAGAAACCAAAAAACGAACGAGAggggaagagggagaaggaaaaggaacagTGACAGAGCCAAGGGAAGGAGTACAAACCTGACGAATGACCGTAGTGGCGATCCCAATCAGATAATTAGCGGAGGGCTCAGGGGGAAAGACGAAAATGGGGATGACCCCCTTGGGGATGGAGCAAACACCTTTGGTGAGGTGGACCCTCTCAGGGAGGGAGAAAACATCTTTGGTGCGGATGACCTTTCTAGGGAGGGAGAAGACCACTTTGGTGGTCACCCCGGGGAAAAGAAGCCCAGAAATAGGGGCaggggaaggaggaggaaaaaaaaaatgaacaattgtggtgtagaaaaaatggcaacctGTGTAGATACAGTAGGGGAGGTGGTCCCAACGTTTAATGCCAAGTCAGGTGGTGCAGGACACCCGTTCGAAGCCCAACAGGGAGAAAGAGAAACAAATGAAGCAGTCATAGACCAACCCATGATTAGCATCATACAGGAGCGGCACCCCAATGGAGACCATTTCAAAGGGGTTACACAAATGAATAGGGGAGGAATGACCGTAAGGACTGAACCCGCTGAGGAGATTGCCAAGGAGAGACATGCAGAACCGAGGAGGAATAAAACGAGGGCAATTATGCAGAAGAGCGAGGGTAGGAAGGTGCAGGTCGATCGGGTTGGAAACGAGCCCTGTGGTTACCCCGTGGGGGTTAAGGAGAACTTTTCGCATGGCGGAAGTAGGCACGATGGGGGCGGACATGTCGAGCAGCATGCGAAGGCGTCCGCGAATGGGGCATCCTGTGGGGAAGCTCCCCAGAACGAGCACCACATGGCCATGCAGAGCGGTTTAACCCCGTTTAGCCAGCCAAGGAGTACCTCCAAAATGCCCCTCTGCCTGGGCAACAGAAATGGCACAAGTGGCACAAATGGCTCAAGCGGGGTGAACAGCAGGAGGAGCTCCAGacgggcgaaaaaaaaattctga